The following coding sequences are from one Clarias gariepinus isolate MV-2021 ecotype Netherlands chromosome 19, CGAR_prim_01v2, whole genome shotgun sequence window:
- the si:ch211-241b2.5 gene encoding programmed cell death 1 ligand 1 isoform X1, with translation MKGEIFTLLLVTWPCLQAVFIVESEQDSYDGELHDKIMLGCRFSPVPDVSRISVTWERVKPLPAVNVYRLYQGSESPDFTDEQFKRRVRILKEELKNFRAVIELSQLRLNDSGTYRCVVVQEEGDYKQTTLTVRAPYKAIKKTIRRLSDKKVELTCESRGLPLARVTWSDDKLMESYLTNRSESSYVENSDGVFVVTSRLYVTHDAKNYTCSYWTDGSKASQTATFSIPDEIPEKSKSTSGYVAIAVIVVMCIFLVFAFLLLHRRKKGQASVNTSTDECESPGQNQTVTSDYLLQKKSYSKENINVITSELLNGKSDIRQDVVNQRHPESNKTAETKTDSTLPHALLLGYEVENIYYNMQDELLDLGKNMLEDGKEGPNKAS, from the exons ATGAAGGGCGAAATATTCACGTTGCTCCTGGTCACGTGGCCGTGTCTACAGG CCGTCTTCATTGTGGAGTCAGAGCAAGATTCCTACGATGGAGAGCTGCACGATAAGATCATGCTGGGATGCCGGTTTTCGCCCGTCCCGGATGTCTCGCGCATATCCGTCACATGGGAGCGCGTCAAACCTCTACCGGCAGTGAACGTCTACCGTCTGTATCAGGGCTCCGAGAGCCCTGACTTTACAGACGAGCAGTTTAAGCGGCGAGTGCGAATCTTAAAGGAGGAGCTGAAGAACTTCCGGGCTGTAATCGAGCTCTCGCAGCTCCGCCTGAACGACTCGGGGACGTACCGATGCGTCGTGGTCCAGGAAGAGGGCGACTACAAGCAGACCACGCTCACCGTCCGAG CGCCATATAAAGCGATCAAGAAGACCATCAGGAGGTTAAGTGACAAGAAAGTGGAGCTCACCTGCGAGTCCCGAGGCCTGCCGTTGGCCCGTGTGACTTGGAGTGACGACAAGCTCATGGAGTCATATCTCACAAACCGCTCAGAGAGCAGCTATGTGGAAAACAGCGACGGCGTCTTTGTCGTCACCAGCCGATTGTACGTAACGCATGACGCCAAAAATTACACCTGTTCCTATTGGACTGACGGCAGCAAGGCGAGCCAGACGGCTACATTCAGTATCCcag ATGAAATTCCAGAGAAGAGTAAATCGACGTCAGGATACGTAGCCATCGCGGTGATCGTCGTGATGTGCATATTTTTAGTCTTTGCCTTCCTGCTCCTGcacaggagaaaaaaag ggcaAGCAAGTGTGAACACCTCCACAGATGAGTGTGAATCACCTGGGCAGAATCAGACAGTCACATCAGACT atttactccaaaaaaaatcttattctaAGGAAAATATCAACGTTATTACATCAGAGT TGCTAAATGGAAAAAGCGATATTCGGCAAGATGTAGTAAATCAAAGACACCCCGAGTCTAACAAAACTGCAGAGACGAAGACTGATTCCACACTCCCACATGCACTGCTCTTAGGGTACGAGGT
- the si:ch211-241b2.5 gene encoding programmed cell death 1 ligand 1 isoform X2: MKGEIFTLLLVTWPCLQAVFIVESEQDSYDGELHDKIMLGCRFSPVPDVSRISVTWERVKPLPAVNVYRLYQGSESPDFTDEQFKRRVRILKEELKNFRAVIELSQLRLNDSGTYRCVVVQEEGDYKQTTLTVRAPYKAIKKTIRRLSDKKVELTCESRGLPLARVTWSDDKLMESYLTNRSESSYVENSDGVFVVTSRLYVTHDAKNYTCSYWTDGSKASQTATFSIPDEIPEKSKSTSGYVAIAVIVVMCIFLVFAFLLLHRRKKGQASVNTSTDECESPGQNQTVTSDYLLQKKSYSKENINVITSELLNGKSDIRQDVVNQRHPESNKTAETKTDSTLPHALLLGENIYYNMQDELLDLGKNMLEDGKEGPNKAS, translated from the exons ATGAAGGGCGAAATATTCACGTTGCTCCTGGTCACGTGGCCGTGTCTACAGG CCGTCTTCATTGTGGAGTCAGAGCAAGATTCCTACGATGGAGAGCTGCACGATAAGATCATGCTGGGATGCCGGTTTTCGCCCGTCCCGGATGTCTCGCGCATATCCGTCACATGGGAGCGCGTCAAACCTCTACCGGCAGTGAACGTCTACCGTCTGTATCAGGGCTCCGAGAGCCCTGACTTTACAGACGAGCAGTTTAAGCGGCGAGTGCGAATCTTAAAGGAGGAGCTGAAGAACTTCCGGGCTGTAATCGAGCTCTCGCAGCTCCGCCTGAACGACTCGGGGACGTACCGATGCGTCGTGGTCCAGGAAGAGGGCGACTACAAGCAGACCACGCTCACCGTCCGAG CGCCATATAAAGCGATCAAGAAGACCATCAGGAGGTTAAGTGACAAGAAAGTGGAGCTCACCTGCGAGTCCCGAGGCCTGCCGTTGGCCCGTGTGACTTGGAGTGACGACAAGCTCATGGAGTCATATCTCACAAACCGCTCAGAGAGCAGCTATGTGGAAAACAGCGACGGCGTCTTTGTCGTCACCAGCCGATTGTACGTAACGCATGACGCCAAAAATTACACCTGTTCCTATTGGACTGACGGCAGCAAGGCGAGCCAGACGGCTACATTCAGTATCCcag ATGAAATTCCAGAGAAGAGTAAATCGACGTCAGGATACGTAGCCATCGCGGTGATCGTCGTGATGTGCATATTTTTAGTCTTTGCCTTCCTGCTCCTGcacaggagaaaaaaag ggcaAGCAAGTGTGAACACCTCCACAGATGAGTGTGAATCACCTGGGCAGAATCAGACAGTCACATCAGACT atttactccaaaaaaaatcttattctaAGGAAAATATCAACGTTATTACATCAGAGT TGCTAAATGGAAAAAGCGATATTCGGCAAGATGTAGTAAATCAAAGACACCCCGAGTCTAACAAAACTGCAGAGACGAAGACTGATTCCACACTCCCACATGCACTGCTCTTAGG